A genomic segment from Streptomyces sp. NBC_00459 encodes:
- a CDS encoding lipid-transfer protein: MTLHARDDLGGRAAIVGIGATEFSKDSGRSELRLAVEAVRAALDDAGLTPADVDGMVTFTMDTSPEITVAQAAGIGELSFFSRVHYGGGAACATVQQAALAVAAGVAEVVVCYRAFNERSGRRFGSGVQRREPSAEGVALGWSLPFGLLTPASWVAMAAQRYLYAYGLSAEAFGQVAVRGRKYAATNPAAWFHGRPITLADHAASRWIAEPLRLLDCCQETDGGQAVVVTSVERARELRRSPVVVAAAAQGAGRAQEQMTSFYRDDLTGLPEMGVVARQLWRTAGVGPADIDVAILYDHFTPFVLMQLEEFGFCAPGEAADFVAAEGLPLNTHGGQLGEAYLHGMNGIAEAVRQLRGTSVNQVPGAERVLVTAGTGVPTSGLVLEGAG; this comes from the coding sequence GTGACCCTGCACGCGCGCGACGATCTCGGCGGCCGTGCGGCCATCGTCGGCATCGGGGCCACCGAGTTCTCCAAGGACTCGGGGCGCAGCGAGCTGAGGCTGGCGGTGGAGGCGGTGCGGGCCGCGCTCGACGACGCCGGGCTGACGCCTGCCGATGTGGACGGCATGGTCACGTTCACCATGGACACCAGCCCGGAGATCACCGTCGCGCAGGCCGCCGGGATCGGGGAGCTGTCCTTCTTCTCCCGGGTCCACTACGGCGGGGGCGCCGCCTGCGCCACCGTCCAGCAGGCCGCGCTCGCCGTCGCCGCCGGGGTGGCCGAGGTCGTCGTCTGTTACCGGGCCTTCAACGAGCGGTCGGGACGGCGGTTCGGGTCGGGGGTGCAGCGGCGGGAGCCGTCGGCCGAAGGGGTGGCGCTCGGCTGGTCGCTGCCGTTCGGGCTGCTCACGCCCGCCTCCTGGGTGGCGATGGCGGCGCAGCGGTACCTGTACGCGTACGGGCTGTCGGCGGAGGCGTTCGGGCAGGTCGCCGTCCGTGGCCGGAAGTACGCGGCGACCAATCCGGCGGCCTGGTTCCACGGCCGTCCCATCACCCTCGCCGACCACGCGGCCTCGCGCTGGATCGCCGAGCCCCTGCGGCTGCTCGACTGCTGCCAGGAGACGGACGGCGGTCAGGCGGTCGTCGTCACGTCCGTCGAACGGGCGCGCGAGCTGCGGCGGTCACCTGTCGTCGTCGCGGCGGCGGCCCAGGGCGCGGGGCGCGCTCAGGAGCAGATGACGAGCTTCTACCGCGACGACCTCACCGGGCTCCCGGAGATGGGTGTCGTGGCCCGCCAGCTGTGGCGGACCGCAGGGGTGGGCCCGGCCGACATCGACGTCGCCATCCTGTACGACCACTTCACGCCGTTCGTGCTGATGCAGCTGGAGGAGTTCGGCTTCTGCGCGCCGGGTGAGGCGGCGGATTTCGTCGCGGCCGAGGGGCTGCCCCTGAACACGCACGGAGGTCAGCTCGGGGAGGCGTACCTGCACGGTATGAACGGCATCGCGGAGGCGGTACGACAGCTTCGCGGGACCTCCGTCAACCAGGTGCCGGGTGCGGAAAGAGTGCTGGTCACGGCAGGGACGGGGGTGCCGACATCGGGGTTGGTGCTGGAGGGTGCCGGGTGA
- a CDS encoding DUF1877 domain-containing protein has protein sequence MAVTQQLARISEECLAACRQSASASPDRDPQWDPSAYEVLDLDWAPALLKRVGEVAGLGEVHLDALRRATDGDTVLDLGFLNTHAHAIAPFGAAPTALGISQVACVSELLGQIDMPVLLAALPADDRDAGSLIGHVGDPITGGLRAYLLEHFNALRDFYLDAAERHLLVVLWWD, from the coding sequence ATGGCCGTGACTCAGCAACTCGCCCGCATCTCCGAAGAGTGTCTCGCCGCCTGCCGTCAGTCCGCCAGCGCGTCACCGGACCGCGATCCCCAGTGGGATCCGTCGGCGTACGAGGTGCTGGACCTGGACTGGGCACCGGCGCTGCTGAAACGCGTCGGAGAGGTGGCCGGACTCGGAGAAGTCCATCTCGATGCTCTGCGCCGGGCCACAGACGGCGACACTGTTCTGGACCTCGGCTTCCTCAATACTCACGCGCACGCCATAGCCCCCTTCGGGGCCGCACCCACCGCCCTGGGCATCTCTCAAGTGGCGTGCGTCTCCGAACTCCTTGGCCAGATCGACATGCCCGTTCTTCTCGCGGCCCTGCCGGCCGACGACCGTGACGCCGGATCTTTGATCGGCCACGTGGGCGACCCCATCACCGGCGGTCTAAGGGCGTACCTGCTGGAGCATTTCAATGCCTTGCGCGACTTCTACCTCGACGCAGCTGAGCGCCACCTGCTCGTTGTGCTCTGGTGGGACTGA
- a CDS encoding long-chain fatty acid--CoA ligase, with the protein MKPREDAVLSTMQDVPLLISRILTHGSTIHGDSKVITWTGEAEPQRRSFAEIGARSAQLAHALRDDLGVVGDDRVATLMWNNSEHVEAYFAIPSMGAVLHTLNLRLPPEQLAWIVNHAADKVIIANGSLLPLLAPLLPHLKTVEHVVISGPGDRSALAGSHAQVHEYEDLVAGKPTGYDWPELDERAAAAMCYTSGTTGDPKGVVFSHRSIYLHSLQVNMAQSMGLTDEDTSLVVVPQFHVNAWGLPHATFMTGVNMLMPDRFLQPAPLAEMIEKERPTHAAAVPTIWQGLLLELTANPRDVSSLTQVTIGGAACPPALMAAFDKLGMRVCHAWGMTETSPLGTIARPPAHAVGTDAEFAYRITQGRFPASVEARLSGPGGERLPWDGESAGELEVRGPWIAGSYYNGPDGEPLRPADKFSEDGWLKTGDVGTISPDGFLTLTDRAKDVIKSGGEWISSVDLENALMAHPDVMEAAVVAVPDDKWGERPLATVVLSEGSTADFESLRAFLATEGKIAKWQLPERWTIIESVPKTSVGKFDKKVLRKQYAEGELDVTKL; encoded by the coding sequence ATGAAGCCCCGGGAGGACGCCGTGCTGAGCACCATGCAGGACGTACCGCTGCTGATCTCAAGGATCCTGACCCATGGGTCGACGATCCACGGCGACTCGAAGGTCATCACCTGGACCGGCGAGGCCGAACCGCAGCGCCGCTCCTTCGCCGAGATCGGAGCCCGGTCGGCGCAACTCGCACACGCCCTGCGCGACGACCTGGGAGTCGTCGGCGACGACCGCGTGGCCACGCTGATGTGGAACAACTCCGAGCACGTCGAGGCCTACTTCGCGATCCCGTCCATGGGCGCGGTCCTGCACACCCTCAACCTGCGGCTGCCTCCTGAGCAGTTGGCCTGGATCGTCAACCACGCCGCCGACAAGGTGATCATCGCCAACGGTTCGCTGCTGCCGCTGCTCGCCCCGCTGCTCCCGCACCTCAAGACGGTCGAGCATGTCGTGATCTCCGGCCCCGGTGACCGTTCCGCCCTCGCCGGTTCGCACGCGCAGGTGCACGAGTACGAGGACCTCGTCGCCGGGAAGCCGACCGGCTACGACTGGCCCGAGCTCGACGAACGCGCGGCCGCGGCCATGTGTTACACCTCCGGCACGACGGGCGACCCCAAGGGCGTGGTGTTCAGTCACCGCTCCATCTACCTGCACTCCCTCCAGGTCAACATGGCGCAGTCCATGGGCCTGACCGACGAGGACACCTCCCTCGTCGTGGTCCCCCAGTTCCACGTCAACGCCTGGGGACTGCCCCACGCGACCTTCATGACCGGCGTCAACATGCTGATGCCGGACCGGTTCCTCCAGCCCGCCCCGCTCGCCGAGATGATCGAGAAGGAACGGCCGACCCACGCCGCCGCCGTCCCCACCATCTGGCAGGGCCTCCTCCTGGAGCTCACCGCGAACCCCCGGGACGTCTCGTCCCTCACCCAGGTCACCATCGGCGGCGCCGCCTGCCCGCCCGCCCTGATGGCGGCCTTCGACAAGCTGGGCATGCGCGTCTGCCACGCCTGGGGCATGACGGAGACCTCCCCGCTCGGCACGATCGCCCGTCCGCCGGCCCATGCGGTGGGTACGGACGCGGAGTTCGCGTACCGCATCACGCAGGGCCGTTTCCCGGCGAGCGTCGAGGCCCGGCTGAGCGGCCCCGGTGGCGAACGTCTCCCCTGGGACGGCGAATCGGCCGGCGAGCTGGAGGTGCGCGGCCCGTGGATTGCGGGCTCCTACTACAACGGCCCCGACGGTGAACCCCTGCGCCCCGCCGACAAGTTCAGCGAGGACGGCTGGCTCAAGACGGGCGACGTGGGCACCATCAGCCCGGACGGCTTCCTGACGCTCACCGACCGCGCCAAGGACGTCATCAAGTCCGGCGGCGAGTGGATCTCCTCCGTCGACCTGGAGAACGCCCTCATGGCCCACCCGGACGTCATGGAGGCGGCCGTCGTGGCCGTCCCCGACGACAAGTGGGGCGAGCGCCCGCTGGCCACCGTCGTGCTGTCGGAGGGCTCCACCGCCGACTTCGAGTCCCTGCGCGCCTTCCTCGCCACCGAGGGCAAGATCGCCAAGTGGCAGCTCCCGGAGCGCTGGACGATCATCGAGTCGGTACCGAAGACGAGCGTGGGCAAGTTCGACAAGAAGGTGCTCCGCAAGCAGTACGCGGAGGGCGAGTTGGACGTCACCAAGCTCTGA
- a CDS encoding formylglycine-generating enzyme family protein, whose protein sequence is MVVVPSGRVTLSDRRTQSSWPVEVAPFQMSAFPVTQSWYALVTGGGSSGIQGERLPVEGVSWWDAVRFCNALSRREGLAPAYDLSVDAGTAEWDTSSDGYRLPTEAEWEHACRAGTTGARYGPLDEVAWYRGNSDGRIHAVGGRQPNAWGLYDMLGNVWDWCWDVYDAEVYGTYRVLRGGGWADEHWSCRASVRRRSHPTFRIDDVGFRVARSTPSPRP, encoded by the coding sequence ATGGTCGTCGTCCCGTCGGGACGGGTGACGTTGTCGGACCGGCGGACGCAGAGCAGTTGGCCGGTCGAGGTCGCGCCGTTTCAGATGTCGGCGTTCCCGGTCACCCAGTCCTGGTACGCGCTGGTCACGGGCGGAGGGTCGAGTGGAATCCAGGGCGAGCGGCTGCCGGTTGAGGGTGTTTCGTGGTGGGACGCCGTTCGGTTCTGCAACGCCCTGTCCCGGCGCGAGGGGCTGGCCCCCGCGTACGACCTGAGCGTCGACGCCGGCACGGCCGAATGGGACACCTCCTCGGACGGGTACCGGTTGCCGACCGAGGCCGAATGGGAGCACGCCTGTCGTGCGGGGACCACTGGCGCGCGCTACGGCCCGCTCGACGAGGTCGCCTGGTACCGGGGCAACTCTGACGGGCGGATCCATGCCGTCGGCGGCAGGCAACCCAACGCATGGGGTCTGTACGACATGTTGGGCAATGTGTGGGACTGGTGCTGGGACGTCTACGACGCCGAGGTGTACGGCACCTACCGGGTGCTCCGCGGTGGTGGATGGGCCGACGAGCACTGGAGCTGCCGGGCGTCGGTGCGGCGGCGCAGCCACCCGACCTTCCGGATCGACGACGTGGGATTCCGCGTTGCGCGCTCCACGCCATCGCCTCGGCCTTGA
- a CDS encoding bifunctional DNA primase/polymerase, with translation MATTDRQATTLALAHALSAAERGLAVIPLSRTKLPALRSPHRDDPAPTPCHGECGGMGHGVYDATTDPSRIRELFAAAPWATGYGIACGLPPHHLIGIDLDTKSGTDSSAALRELALRHLFTIPETVVVLTPSGGRHLWLTGPPDAVVANSASRLAPGIDIRGAGGYLVGPGSRTEHGVYGTAPGTAHLTPALCPPSLLRLLLPPPRTPRSASPTPGEHGQGLVQFVLAAHEGQRNTRLFWAACRAYENGLGPALLAPLVEAAVQTGLTEREARATVASAARMSGWQG, from the coding sequence ATGGCCACCACAGACCGGCAGGCCACGACGCTGGCCCTCGCACACGCCCTGTCAGCCGCCGAACGCGGCCTGGCCGTCATCCCCCTGTCCAGGACAAAGCTCCCGGCCCTGCGCTCCCCCCACCGAGACGACCCGGCCCCGACCCCGTGCCACGGTGAGTGCGGAGGCATGGGCCACGGCGTGTACGACGCCACGACCGACCCGTCCCGTATCCGCGAACTCTTCGCCGCCGCCCCCTGGGCCACCGGCTACGGCATCGCCTGCGGTCTGCCCCCGCACCACCTCATCGGCATCGACCTCGACACCAAGTCGGGCACGGACTCCTCCGCGGCCCTGCGCGAACTGGCCCTGCGCCACCTCTTCACGATCCCCGAGACGGTGGTCGTCCTGACCCCGTCCGGCGGCCGCCATCTCTGGCTGACCGGCCCCCCGGACGCCGTGGTCGCCAACTCGGCGAGCAGGCTGGCCCCCGGCATCGACATCAGAGGGGCCGGCGGCTACCTCGTCGGCCCCGGCTCCCGAACCGAACACGGCGTCTACGGCACGGCACCCGGCACGGCCCACCTGACCCCGGCCCTCTGCCCGCCGTCCCTCCTGCGCCTCCTCCTGCCGCCGCCCCGCACACCCCGCTCCGCGTCCCCCACTCCGGGCGAACACGGCCAGGGGCTCGTCCAGTTCGTCCTCGCGGCCCACGAGGGCCAACGCAACACCCGCCTCTTCTGGGCAGCCTGCCGCGCGTACGAGAACGGCCTCGGGCCCGCTCTGCTGGCCCCCTTGGTCGAGGCGGCCGTACAGACGGGGCTGACGGAACGGGAGGCACGGGCGACTGTGGCTTCGGCGGCGCGGATGTCGGGGTGGCAGGGGTGA
- a CDS encoding DUF6193 family natural product biosynthesis protein, which produces MGVTKLSWRWSRDVHEIRSPGQPYPGIVPLLEAAAATPRLRRLYPFTSHFALLFSSRTDYPWILQAGSIEPLRSGSFEVRRRDPLAVVGEVETATEAVNLAVRLLPADFEPVVTASADKHK; this is translated from the coding sequence ATGGGTGTCACTAAACTCAGCTGGCGGTGGTCACGTGATGTCCACGAGATTCGCTCGCCAGGACAGCCATATCCGGGCATCGTTCCGCTGCTGGAGGCCGCTGCCGCGACACCACGGCTACGGCGGCTGTATCCGTTCACCAGCCATTTCGCTCTGCTCTTCAGCAGCCGCACCGACTACCCCTGGATCTTGCAGGCCGGATCCATTGAACCTCTGCGCAGCGGATCGTTCGAGGTCCGTCGCCGTGATCCCCTCGCCGTGGTCGGCGAAGTCGAAACTGCCACGGAGGCCGTGAATCTGGCAGTGAGACTTCTGCCGGCCGACTTCGAGCCGGTCGTCACAGCCTCCGCCGACAAGCACAAGTGA
- a CDS encoding MaoC family dehydratase gives MRAGDELPPLEIAITRTLIVAGAIASRDFQDVHHDAESARAKGSPDIFMNILTTNGLVGRYVTDCFGPDAVLRKLAIRLGAPNYPGDTMVLTGRIEDIDGGGEAEGDTVVVRVLGANGIGRHVSGTVTVSVPPSAPGGTP, from the coding sequence ATGAGGGCCGGGGACGAGCTGCCGCCGCTGGAGATCGCTATCACGCGCACGCTGATCGTCGCCGGGGCCATCGCGTCCCGCGACTTCCAGGACGTGCACCACGACGCCGAGTCGGCGCGGGCGAAGGGGTCCCCCGACATCTTCATGAACATCCTCACCACGAACGGGCTGGTGGGACGGTACGTCACCGACTGTTTCGGGCCCGACGCCGTCCTGCGCAAGCTCGCCATCCGCCTCGGCGCCCCCAACTACCCCGGCGACACCATGGTGTTGACCGGCCGGATCGAGGACATCGACGGCGGCGGCGAGGCCGAAGGCGACACGGTTGTCGTACGCGTCCTCGGGGCGAACGGGATCGGACGGCACGTTTCCGGGACGGTGACCGTCTCCGTACCCCCCTCGGCCCCGGGAGGCACCCCGTGA
- a CDS encoding SigE family RNA polymerase sigma factor, protein MTTLVCTSASNAATPATQTLSFASYTSYPSFSSYVKARRPVLLRTARSLTANPSDAEDLLQTALTKTYVAWERIEDHRALDGYVRRALLNTRTSQWRKRKVDEFVCDELPEPEGAPVGDPADQQVLHDAMWRAIMKLPARQRAMVVLRYYEDLSEVQTAEVLGVSVGTVKSAVSRALGKLREDPELVLAK, encoded by the coding sequence ATGACCACACTCGTCTGCACCAGCGCTTCGAACGCGGCTACGCCGGCGACGCAGACCCTGTCGTTCGCGTCCTACACCTCGTACCCCTCGTTCTCGTCGTACGTGAAGGCCCGCCGTCCGGTGCTGCTGCGTACCGCGCGGTCGCTCACCGCCAATCCGAGCGACGCGGAGGACCTGCTGCAGACCGCGCTGACCAAGACGTACGTCGCGTGGGAGCGGATCGAGGACCACCGCGCGCTGGACGGCTATGTCCGCCGGGCGCTGCTGAACACGCGGACGTCGCAGTGGCGGAAGCGGAAGGTCGACGAGTTCGTCTGCGACGAGCTGCCCGAGCCCGAGGGGGCGCCGGTCGGCGATCCGGCGGACCAGCAGGTGCTGCACGACGCGATGTGGCGCGCGATCATGAAACTGCCGGCGCGGCAGCGGGCGATGGTGGTGCTGCGGTACTACGAGGACCTGAGCGAGGTCCAGACGGCCGAGGTGCTCGGGGTCTCGGTGGGCACGGTCAAGTCGGCCGTCTCACGGGCGCTCGGCAAGCTGCGCGAGGACCCCGAGCTGGTGCTGGCCAAATAG
- a CDS encoding bifunctional MaoC family dehydratase N-terminal/OB-fold nucleic acid binding domain-containing protein, with the protein MTHLPSQQSGRRPGPRPDEPPGDQLAQRLSAFEGRPAVTGGVGKDPVNEPMIRHWCEALGDNSPAYSGPDAVAPPAMLQVWTMGGLSGNPGRSAAYEELLDLLDGAGCTSVVATDCEQEYLRPLRPGDRVAFDSVVESVSGPKTTKLGTGYFVTTRTDVRVDGEPVGTHRFRILKYAPVRKYAPSRAPEAAEAPEGQEPQVAPVPTPTRPRPVINRDNAGFWEGVDRHQLLVQRCLGCRTLRFPWLPGCSACGNGDWDTVEASGDGTVFSYVVLHHPPFPAFDPPYAVGLIELAEGVRIVSNVVGVPYDKVRIGMPVRLEFVRYEEGQPALPVFRGDLPAEVGG; encoded by the coding sequence GTGACCCACCTACCCAGTCAGCAGTCCGGTCGTCGGCCCGGTCCTCGGCCTGATGAGCCGCCCGGCGACCAACTCGCCCAGCGGCTCTCCGCGTTCGAAGGGCGCCCAGCTGTCACTGGCGGTGTCGGCAAGGATCCCGTCAACGAGCCGATGATCCGGCACTGGTGCGAGGCGCTGGGGGACAACAGTCCGGCGTATTCCGGGCCGGACGCCGTCGCGCCGCCCGCCATGCTCCAGGTGTGGACCATGGGCGGCCTCTCCGGGAACCCGGGTCGCTCGGCCGCGTACGAGGAACTGCTCGACCTGCTCGACGGCGCGGGCTGCACCTCGGTCGTCGCCACCGACTGCGAGCAGGAGTATCTGCGGCCCCTGCGGCCGGGGGACCGGGTCGCCTTCGACTCGGTCGTGGAGTCGGTCTCCGGGCCCAAGACCACCAAGCTCGGCACCGGGTACTTCGTCACGACCCGGACGGATGTACGAGTGGACGGTGAGCCGGTGGGCACCCATCGCTTCCGGATCCTCAAGTACGCACCGGTACGCAAGTACGCCCCCTCACGCGCCCCTGAGGCAGCTGAGGCACCTGAGGGGCAGGAACCCCAGGTCGCCCCCGTCCCTACCCCCACACGCCCCCGCCCGGTGATCAACCGCGACAACGCCGGATTCTGGGAGGGTGTCGACCGGCACCAGCTCCTCGTCCAACGCTGCCTCGGGTGCCGCACCCTCCGTTTCCCCTGGCTGCCGGGGTGCAGCGCCTGCGGCAACGGCGACTGGGACACCGTCGAGGCGTCCGGCGACGGCACCGTCTTCTCGTACGTCGTCCTGCACCACCCGCCCTTCCCGGCCTTCGACCCGCCCTACGCGGTCGGGCTGATCGAGCTCGCGGAGGGCGTGCGGATCGTCAGCAACGTGGTGGGCGTGCCGTACGACAAGGTGCGGATCGGGATGCCGGTGCGGCTGGAGTTCGTACGGTACGAGGAGGGGCAGCCGGCGCTTCCGGTGTTCCGGGGCGATCTGCCCGCGGAGGTGGGCGGATGA
- a CDS encoding DUF6924 domain-containing protein, giving the protein MATALMEPWGDTQYEAHVHLIDDPAWAWATVDEVLTAVCGDDNLAVVFLADRTTTQAKSAPLLVVTTLTREECEDEEDYERLTELGRDFRTIPAGLHDVHANRASATWASRSTRHGLTMIPRGSTGPSEQAHETAVKALRFPTHPSPSPTPSCSPGRCGTIAIN; this is encoded by the coding sequence ATGGCAACGGCGCTGATGGAGCCCTGGGGAGACACGCAGTACGAGGCGCACGTCCACCTCATCGACGATCCGGCCTGGGCATGGGCGACCGTTGATGAGGTGCTGACTGCGGTCTGCGGTGACGACAACCTGGCCGTGGTCTTTCTCGCCGACCGTACAACCACGCAGGCCAAGAGCGCCCCGCTGCTGGTGGTCACCACGCTGACGCGGGAGGAGTGCGAGGACGAAGAGGACTACGAACGACTGACCGAGCTCGGTCGCGATTTCCGCACCATTCCCGCAGGGCTCCACGACGTCCACGCGAACCGAGCATCGGCAACCTGGGCTTCGAGGAGTACGCGGCATGGGCTCACGATGATCCCGAGGGGATCCACCGGTCCTTCTGAACAGGCTCACGAAACCGCGGTCAAAGCCCTGAGATTCCCCACTCACCCGTCGCCGTCACCCACCCCTTCATGCAGCCCTGGCCGGTGCGGAACAATCGCGATCAACTAA